From Saccopteryx leptura isolate mSacLep1 chromosome 3, mSacLep1_pri_phased_curated, whole genome shotgun sequence, one genomic window encodes:
- the ZNF579 gene encoding zinc finger protein 579 yields the protein MDPQPPPPAQGSPPHRGRGRGRGRGRGRGRGRGRGRGGAGAPRAPLPCPTCGRLFRFPYYLSRHWLSHSGLRPHACPLCPKAFRRPAHLSRHLRGHGPQPPLRCAACPRTFPEPAQLRRHLAQEHAGGEVELAIERVAKEPTESSWGPQEDAAAEQPSTAAAGAPEEAAWPDPWPAGEPAAPAAPMSAEPRESESEETEAGAAELRAELALAAGRQEEKQVLLQADWTLLCLRCREAFATKGELKAHPCLRPEGEQEGEGGPPPRPKRHQCPICLKAFARPWSLSRHRLVHSTDRPFVCPDCGLAFRLASYLRQHRRVHGALSLLAPLPGGKKDDKASGARNSGKGPEGSEGAECGAAPEGGDGGGGGQNGEDAAPARPPAGEPRFWCPECGKGFRRRAHLRQHGVTHSGARPFQCVRCQREFKRLADLARHAQVHAGGPAPHPCPHCPRRFSRAYSLLRHQRCHRAELERAAALQALQAQAPLSPPPPPPLPLPAAGQDEEEGPPLPIARIKEEPPSPGTPPRSPPAPPVFLSASCFDSQDHSAFEMDEDEMDSKAHLRGLGGLTS from the coding sequence ATGGATCCTCAGCCCCCTCCACCTGCCCAGGGCAGCCCACCTCACCgtggccggggccggggccggggccggggcagAGGCCGTGgtcggggccggggccggggccgggggggAGCCGGAGCCCCTCGGGCACCCCTGCCCTGCCCGACCTGTGGCCGCCTCTTCCGCTTCCCCTACTACCTCTCGCGGCACTGGCTCAGCCACTCGGGCCTCCGACCCCACGCCTGCCCCCTGTGCCCCAAGGCCTTCCGCCGGCCAGCCCACCTGTCCCGCCACCTGCGCGGCCACGGGCCCCAGCCCCCGCTGCGCTGCGCCGCCTGTCCCCGCACCTTCCCCGAGCCCGCCCAGCTACGGCGCCACCTGGCCCAGGAGCACGCGGGTGGCGAGGTCGAGCTGGCCATCGAGAGAGTGGCCAAGGAGCCCACCGAGTCCAGCTGGGGCCCACAGGAAGACGCCGCCGCCGAGCAGCCCAGCACGGCCGCCGCCGGCGCCCCGGAGGAGGCGGCGTGGCCTGATCCGTGGCCCGCAGGAGAGCCGGCCGCACCCGCGGCCCCCATGAGTGCTGAGCCCCGGGAGTCGGAGTCGGAGGAGACCGAGGCCGGGGCGGCAGAGCTGAGGGCCGAGCTCGCGCTGGCGGCCGGGCggcaggaggagaagcaggtccTGCTCCAGGCCGACTGGACGCTGCTGTGCCTCCGCTGCCGGGAGGCCTTCGCCACCAAGGGCGAGCTGAAGGCGCACCCGTGCCTGCGCCCCGAGGGCGAGCAGGAGGGTGAAGGGGGGCCCCCGCCTCGCCCCAAGCGACACCAGTGCCCCATCTGCCTCAAGGCCTTCGCCAGGCCCTGGTCGCTGTCCCGCCACCGGCTGGTCCACTCCACTGACCGCCCCTTTGTGTGCCCGGACTGCGGCCTGGCCTTCCGCCTCGCCTCCTACCTCCGCCAGCACCGCCGTGTGCATGGTGCGCTCAGCCTGCTGGCCCCACTGCCTGGGGGCAAGAAGGACGACAAAGCCTCTGGTGCTCGGAACTCAGGGAAGGGGCCTGAGGGCAGTGAAGGGGCCGAGTGCGGGGCCGCCCCCGAAGGGGGAGACGGTGGCGGTGGAGGGCAGAACGGAGAGGACGCAGCCCCGGCCCGGCCCCCCGCTGGGGAGCCCCGGTTCTGGTGCCCCGAGTGTGGCAAAGGATTCCGGCGCCGGGCGCACCTGCGGCAGCACGGGGTGACCCACTCAGGGGCACGCCCTTTCCAGTGCGTGCGCTGCCAGCGCGAGTTCAAGCGGCTGGCCGACCTGGCCCGGCACGCACAGGTGCACGCGGGGGGCCCAGCCCCGCACCCGTGCCCGCACTGCCCACGCCGCTTCTCCCGCGCCTACAGCCTCCTGCGCCACCAGCGGTGCCACCGTGCTGAGCTGGAGAGAGCAGCCGCGCTCCAGGCGCTCCAGGCCCAGGCCCCGCTATCGCCCCCTCCTCCGCCGCCACTGCCTTTACCGGCTGCTGGGCAGGACGAGGAGGAAGGGCCGCCCCTGCCCATCGCACGCATCAAGGAAGAGCCGCCCTCTCCGGGGACCCCACCCCGGTCACCGCCAGCTCCCCCTGTCTTCCTCAGCGCCTCCTGCTTCGACAGCCAAGACCATTCGGCCTTCGAGATGGACGAGGACGAGATGGACAGCAAAGCACACCTGCGCGGGTTGGGTGGCCTGACCTCCTGA